The following are encoded together in the Chanodichthys erythropterus isolate Z2021 chromosome 16, ASM2448905v1, whole genome shotgun sequence genome:
- the LOC137002902 gene encoding NAD-dependent protein deacylase sirtuin-5, mitochondrial, whose translation MIVNQLMLRAAVAHCGRWTAVNQLTRTNSDMAEFREVFSKARHIAVITGAGVSAESGVPTIRGAEGRWRTWKTQDLATPGSFWRHPSRVWEFYHYRRELALNAQPSAAHRAIAECEARLSRQGRSLVVITQNIDELHQRAGSKSVLEVHGNQFHTRCVSCGDVEVNHKSPICPSLEGKGSPDPDVPDALIPVKDLPRCDEKGCDGLLRPHVIWFGETLDSHILTKVEKELDTCDLCLVVGTSSVVYPAALFGPQVASRGVPVAEFNTKVTRNTPRFRFHFPGRCAETLPAALARHESELI comes from the exons ATGATCGTGAATCAGCTGATGTTGAGGGCAGCAGTGGCTCACTGCGGGAGATggacagctgtcaatcaactcaCCCGGACCAACTCAG atatGGCTGAGTTTCGGGAGGTTTTCTCGAAGGCCCGTCACATTGCCGTCATCACTGGAGCAGGAGTGAGCGCGGAGAGCGGCGTACCGACTATCAGAGGAGCTGAAGGACGCTGGAGGACCTGGAAAACAcag GATCTGGCCACGCCCGGGAGTTTCTGGCGTCACCCCAGCAGGGTGTGGGAGTTCTACCACTACCGGCGGGAGCTGGCTCTGAACGCCCAGCCCAGCGCCGCTCACAGAGCCATCGCCGAGTGCGAGGCGCGGCTCAGCCGTCAGGGCCGCTCGCTGGTGGTGATCACGCAGAACATCGACGAGCTGCACCAGCGCGCCGGATCCAAGAGCGTGCTGGAGGTCCACG GTAACCAGTTTCACACCAGATGTGTGAGCTGTGGAGATGTGGAGGTCAATCACAAGAGCCCCATCTGTCCATCACTGGAGGGCAAAGG GTCACCTGACCCTGATGTCCCTGACGCGCTCATACCTGTCAAAGATCTGCCCAG GTGTGACGAGAAGGGCTGTGACGGCCTGCTGCGGCCTCACGTCATCTGGTTCGGAGAGACTCTGGACTCGCACATCCTCACTAAAGTGGAGAAGGAGCTGGACACGTGCGACCTCTGTCTGGTG GTCGGCACGTCCTCTGTCGTGTATCCGGCAGCCTTGTTCGGCCCGCAGGTGGCGTCCCGTGGCGTTCCAGTGGCCGAATTCAACACTAAGGTGACACGAAATACACCACGCTTCAG GTTTCACTTCCCGGGCCGCTGCGCAGAGACGCTTCCTGCCGCACTGGCGCGGCACGAGTCTGAGCTCATCTGA